One window of Carassius auratus strain Wakin unplaced genomic scaffold, ASM336829v1 scaf_tig00001476, whole genome shotgun sequence genomic DNA carries:
- the LOC113069330 gene encoding ceramide-1-phosphate transfer protein-like, producing MGVKCCAFLAIVFILLLLGSMWLHGNLADHWNTCPKAYSIKNKILSFIRVNRSDDEVALLRVCPGQRFQVADLLAHLQAAPVSANDVLLKPYLASWDELIKFLEALGPMVGLISQEIESKTAIIRDLAQKAEKEPKKKMKERKRMQQQSDPVLMISLNSSSDYSEMNHSPSFGYTSVRSMIKWELENGLVDFHKHTNSGCRTLLRLHRALLWLQNFLLELGKDTTEGEHLRSPSDLCKETYQRTLAHHHTWWVRKAAELAFLAMPERPYFYQLVCVETQAEAAVVLNRIVRSIEEVYKRNEVALQEHSMLDLP from the exons ATGGGAGTCAAGTGCTGTGCTTTTCTTGCCATTGTCTTCATCCTCCTTTTGCTTGGCTCCATGTGGCTCC ATGGGAATCTGGCAGACCACTGGAATACTTGTCCAAAGGCTTATAGTATAAAAAACAAG ATTCTGTCTTTCATTAGAGTTAATCGTTCAGATGACGAAGTGGCTCTACTAAGGGTGTGTCCTGGTCAGAGGTTTCAGGTTGCTGATTTGCTGGCTCATCTGCAGGCAGCTCCAGTCTCAGCCAATGATGTTCTGCTAAAGCCGTACCTGGCAAGCTGGGATGAGCTCATCAA GTTTTTGGAAGCCTTGGGGCCAATGGTGGGTTTAATTTCACAAGAAATTGAGTCGAAAACTGCCATCATCCGTGACCTGGCCCAAAAAGCGGAGAAAGAGccaaagaagaaaatgaaagaaagaaaaagaatgcaGCAGCAAAGCGACCCAGTCTTAATGATATCTCTTAACAGCTCTTCAGACTACTCTGAAATGAATCACAGCCCCTCATTTGGTTACACTTCTGTTCGGTCTATGATTAAATGGGAGCTGGAGAACGGTTTGGTGGACTTCCACAAGCATACAAACTCGGGCTGCAGGACTCTTTTGCGCTTGCATCGTGCTCTGCTCTGGCTACAAAATTTCTTGTTGGAACTGGGGAAGGACACAACTGAAGGAGAGCATCTACGAAGCCCTTCTGACCTATGCAAAGAGACTTACCAGCGCACACTGGCCCACCATCACACCTGGTGGGTAAGGAAAGCAGCAGAGCTGGCCTTTCTTGCTATGCCTGAACGACCTTATTTCTACCAGTTGGTGTGTGTGGAAACACAGGCAGAAGCTGCTGTAGTGCTGAACAGGATAGTGAGATCAATAGAAGAAGTGTACAAGAGAAATGAAGTCGCTCTACAGGAACACAGTATGCTGGACCTACCCTGA